The following are encoded together in the Pempheris klunzingeri isolate RE-2024b chromosome 24, fPemKlu1.hap1, whole genome shotgun sequence genome:
- the LOC139223702 gene encoding uncharacterized protein, with product METAEALNPVSGAMAQVRRAAGEALWALCAADAASMPVHWYYDVDDIRRDFGGWISGLNSPRERHPSSILTLSNTAGSGRSAWMSNAKRPDVVGNVILHDKLNLWKSSRGSVHYHQGLQAGENTLNVLCCLRAARCLSGRFSDVSQPDARAAVLSEYVHFLTTPGSHRDTYAESFHRSFFADWQDSRPTAPRQVLAFAEKRSRQKLSSPFADSQLDAIGCLPMILPFVLLSASANEERAVSAAVEFVKLTHPHPKVPEYVSIYCRALHAVLGGADVRQQAEHALRRLDSWDTCQSYSHKAARFPASSEERLRVHQSAVNYLGLACYTKGALSSLFYLAHQFHDDPRGGILANTNCGGENCNRGAALGALLGAAGSYSGAAVPPEWKHELRDAQEFIPDILKELQ from the exons GTGCGATGGCTCAGGTGCGGCGGGCGGCGGGCGAGGCGCTGTGGGCGCTGTGTGCGGCCGACGCGGCGTCCATGCCGGTCCACTGGTACTACGACGTGGACGACATCAGGAGGGACTTTGGGGGCTGGATATCAGGACTCAACTCACCCAGAGAGCGACACCCGTCCAGCATCCTCACGCTCTCCAACACCG CCGGCAGCGGGCGCTCCGCCTGGATGTCCAACGCCAAGCGGCCCGACGTGGTCGGTAACGTGATCCTTCACGACAAACTGAACCTGTGGAAGTCCTCCAGAGGCTCAGTCCACTACCACCAAG GTCTCCAGGCCGGTGAGAACACCCTGAACGTCCTGTGCTGTCTCCGGGCGGCTCGCTGTCTCTCCGGTCGTTTCTCCGACGTCTCTCAGCCGGACGCTCGAGCCGCCGTCCTGTCAGAGTACGTCCACTTCCTGACCACGCCCGGCTCACACCGAGACACCTACGCCGAGTCCTTCCACCGCTCCTTCTTCGCCGACTGGCAGGACAGCAGGCCGACGGCGCCGCGTCAG GTTCTGGCGTTCGCAGAGAAACGTTCCAGGCAGAAGTTGAGCTCCCCGTTCGCCGACAGCCAGCTGGACGCCATCGGCTGCCTTCCAATGATCCTCCCCTTCGTCCTGCTGTCGGCCTCAGCCAATGAGGAGCGAGCT GTGTCGGCGGCAGTTGAGTTTGTGAAGctcacccacccccacccaaaGGTGCCCGAGTACGTGTCGATCTACTGCCGGGCGCTGCACGCTGTGCTGGGCGGCGCCGACGTCCGCCAGCAGGCCGAGCACGCTCTGAGGAGGCTGGACAGCTGGGACACCTGTCAGAGCTACAGCCACAAGGCCGCCAG GTTCCCGGCGTCCTCTGAGGAGCGTCTGAGGGTCCATCAGAGCGCCGTGAACTACCTCGGCCTGGCGTGCTACACTAAAG GCGCTCTGTCCAGCTTGTTTTATCTGGCCCACCAGTTCCACGACGACCCCAGAGGAGGAATCCTGGCCAACACCAACTGCGGAG GTGAGAACTGTAACCGCGGGGCGGCGCTGGGGGCCCTGCTGGGGGCGGCGGGCTCCTACAGCGGCGCCGCCGTCCCGCCGGAGTGGAAGCACGAGCTGAGGGACGCTCAGGAGTTCATCCCCGACATCCTGAAGGAGCTGCAGTGA